From the genome of Eptesicus fuscus isolate TK198812 chromosome 24, DD_ASM_mEF_20220401, whole genome shotgun sequence, one region includes:
- the MAP10 gene encoding microtubule-associated protein 10, producing MAAPMSERLFSLELLVDWVRLEAGPPPQPVVEEENEEEKEEEEAPSRSLCPAVAFRLLDFPTLLVYPPGGPAAAAAPEPRPGLLSFGRGKSCLFRLHPATLRCRLLATPLYALLLRLPPGRPTPAPRLLGTCSISLAAAALKVLGPAASCCSHGHRGSFPLHNHVGERVGDISLTYRLTDLGSSLLGHLERPVTAQGVGVQDGEVRRAVKGSGQAQQEKQLPQPNSDPSPRDPDGPPKSFNSREAQRDLKEVVFPSKANPGNTGSVEKGTTKSVGSNASGVGRTGPRDQEVTDLDMETNTFCPPPLYYTHVTPEKRPPPRGQVTIKPQENVSEELDGTFPEEKLVNPPTHTHLLKHTNSGARETPVVLNPPARAQGIEASHRSAGHPQTEQNRMDTIRQLPLLNALLVELSLLYNQPIASPTHIHPHLAWLYRTEDKKSPESSAKATAKAESREEKLSVGGHEKPVSLQDKKNQDEKLKKGQYVEKNHGAPSKKAPRGKLLYGLTNTLKLRLKQTNPGMLVVHERREQYRKMQVQMFGAKPRIPSSKVKVLSFAEQHQKPHQLPKDKDVESDTSFAENFDSSKLTSGVFDDPSTAKETQLKCATEKTVDCGENRTSNGSLEEIVSPANPIVPERLAHTNILEGNVEMEVQSPFVFQQVAIVDEILRENDIEDKTTKNDILTANSNESQPSKYSCSESISERKYSDDFTSPCYSEDFCTDDTSRILQAQDRSPSAGNPKHSQCNSKSSGTRLSIRKDSREQSFIPTPPFSAGSPVHSSKRFHISKTRDESLEEASTLSTSDLSLCWTEEKENQLDQSSVHPSKVTKTGQDIAMKTRTDCRSLEKSQSIRTSQVSSYLPSNLSECSKSDHFEEDSDEIASLNISEQCKDICELLVNKLPGYTV from the coding sequence ATGGCGGCCCCCATGTCCGAGCGGCTCTTCTCGCTGGAGCTGCTCGTAGACTGGGTGCGTCTGGAAGCCGGGCCGCCGCCGCAGCCCGTAGTCGAGGAGGAGAAcgaagaggaaaaagaggaggaggaggcacccTCGCGCTCCCTGTGCCCCGCGGTGGCCTTCCGCCTGCTGGACTTCCCCACGCTGCTGGTTTACCCTCCCgggggccccgccgccgccgccgccccggaacccaggcctggcctgctcaGCTTCGGTCGCGGCAAGTCCTGCCTCTTCCGCCTGCACCCCGCCACCCTGCGCTGCCGGCTCCTCGCCACCCCGCTGTACGCCCTGCTGCTGCGGCTGCCCCCCGGACGCCCGACTCCCGCCCCGCGGCTCCTGGGCACCTGCAGCATCTCGCTGGCCGCCGCCGCCCTCAAGGTCCtggggccggctgcctcctgctgctcccacgGGCATCGGGGAAGCTTTCCTCTGCACAACCACGTCGGGGAGCGGGTGGGAGACATTTCGCTGACCTACCGCCTGACCGACCTGGGAAGCAGCTTGCTGGGCCATCTGGAGCGGCCAGTCACTGCCCAAGGGGTTGGGGTGCAAGACGGGGAGGTACGGAGGGCCGTGAAGGGCAGTGGCCAAGCCCAGCAGGAGAAACAGCTACCGCAGCCGAACTCGGACCCAAGTCCGAGAGACCCTGATGGGCCTCCGAAGAGTTTTAACAGCCGGGAGGCACAGAGGGATTTGAAGGAGGTCGTTTTCCCCAGTAAGGCCAACCCAGGTAACACGGGCTCTGTGGAGAAGGGCACAACCAAGTCTGTCGGTTCAAATGCTAGCGGTGTGGGCAGGACTGGCCCCCGAGACCAGGAAGTCACAGACTTGGACATGGAGACGAACACATTTTGTCCTCCCCCTCTGTATTACACTCACGTGACCCCAGAGAAAAGGCCTCCCCCACGGGGTCAAGTCACCATTAAGCCTCAAGAGAATGTATCTGAGGAACTGGATGGTACTTTTCCAGAAGAAAAACTTGTAAATCCCCCAACACATACTCATCTTCTAAAACATACAAATTCTGGGGCCCGTGAAACTCCTGTGGTGCTTAATCCTCCGGCGCGTGCTCAGGGCATCGAAGCAAGCCATCGAAGTGCAGGTCACCCTCAAACCGAGCAAAATAGAATGGACACGATAAGGCAGTTGCCATTGTTAAATGCTTTGTTGGTGGAGTTGTCCTTGTTATACAACCAACCCATCGCAAGCCCGACGCATATCCACCCTCACTTAGCCTGGTTATATAGGACGGAGGATAAGAAATCGCCAGAATCTTCTGCCAAAGCCACAGCTAAGGCTGAATCAAGGGAAGAGAAGCTTTCTGTGGGGGGCCATGAAAAGCCAGTGAGTCTTCAGGATAAAAAGAACCAAGATGAAAAGCTTAAGAAAGGTCAGTATGTTGAAAAGAACCACGGTGCTCCCTCCAAAAAGGCTCCGCGGGGTAAGCTGCTCTATGGTTTAACAAATACACTTAAGCTACGTTTAAAGCAAACGAATCCCGGTATGTTGGTCGTACATGAAAGGCGAGAACAGTATAGAAAGATGCAAGTGCAAATGTTCGGTGCAAAGCCCCGAATTCCATCATCCAAAGTGAAAGTACTGAGCTTTGCAGAACAGCATCAGAAGCCACACCAGTTGCCTAAAGATAAGGATGTAGAATCAGATACGTCTTTCGCTGAAAATTTTGATTCTTCAAAGCTGACGAGTGGAGTTTTTGATGACCCCAGCACAGCCAAAGAAACGCAGCTGAAATGTGCAACCGAAAAGACTGTTGACTGTGGTGAGAATCGAACCAGTAACGGTTCATTGGAAGAAATTGTGAGCCCTGCAAATCCCATCGTTCCAGAAAGGTTGGCTCATACAAACATTTTGGAAGGAAACGTGGAAATGGAAGTCCAGAGTCCATTTGTTTTCCAACAGGTTGCAATTGTTGACGAGATTCTAAGAGAGAATGATATAGAAGACAAAACCACCAAGAATGACATTCTTACTGCTAACTCGAATGAAAGTCAGCCAAGTAAATATAGTTGCTCTGAAAGCATCTCAGAACGGAAATATTCAGATGACTTCACCAGCCCTTGCTACTCTGAAGATTTCTGTACTGATGATACCAGTAGAATTTTACAGGCTCAGGATAGGAGCCCATCGGCAGGAAATCCAAAACATAGTCAATGTAACAGTAAGTCTAGTGGAACAAGATTGTCCATAAGGAAAGACAGCCGTGAACAGAGTTTTATTCCTACCCCACCCTTTTCAGCCGGATCGCCAGTGCACTCATCTAAAAGATTTCATATTTCAAAGACTCGAGATGAAAGTTTGGAGGAAGCATCTACTCTCTCTACCAGTGACTTATCTTTGTGTTGgactgaggaaaaagaaaaccagttaGACCAAAGTAGCGTGCATCCTTCTAAAGTTACAAAGACGGGTCAAGACATCGCTATGAAAACGAGAACTGATTGCAGGTCTTTAGAAAAAAGCCAGTCAATTCGGACATCCCAAGTGAGTTCTTATCTGCCATCGAATTTGTCAGAATGCAGTAAATCCGATCACTTTGAAGAAGACAGCGATGAAATTGCTTCACTAAATATTTCCGAGCAATGCAAAGATATTTGCGAATTACTAGTAAATAAACTTCCAGGATATACAGtgtaa